A stretch of Streptomyces vietnamensis DNA encodes these proteins:
- the eat gene encoding ethanolamine permease, with translation MTLEDITPPKDDYLERRALRRGSAGWLLLTGLGVAYVVSGDFSGWNIGLSKGGFGGLAVATVLMGAMYACLVFALAELSAILPTAGGGYGFARRALGTWGGFLTGTAILIEYILAPAAISIFIGDYVESLGLFGLESGWPVYLVCFALFIGIHLWGVGEALRFSLIVTAIAVAALIVFALGAFTDFHVDGLNDIPVDGEAFGSNSWLPFGLLGIWAAFPFGMWFFLGVEGVPLAAEEAKDPVRSMPRALSISMGILVLLAVMTFFATTGARGAAAVQEAGNPLVVALQGDGEPTALSRFVNYAGLAGLVASFFSLIFAGSRQLFALSRAGYLPRFLSLTSRRKSPYLGLLIPGAIGFALAAGTGNGARMLNIAVFGATISYALMALSHIVLRRREPGLHRPYRTPGGIATSSVAFVLALSALVATFLVDRTAAFMALGVYVIALAYFAFYSRHHLVAKAPEEEFAALAAAEAELARD, from the coding sequence ATGACGCTGGAAGACATCACGCCGCCGAAGGACGATTACCTGGAACGCCGGGCCCTGCGCCGCGGCAGCGCCGGCTGGCTGCTGCTGACCGGCCTCGGCGTGGCGTACGTCGTGTCCGGGGACTTCTCCGGCTGGAACATCGGCCTGTCGAAGGGCGGTTTCGGCGGACTCGCCGTCGCCACCGTCCTGATGGGCGCGATGTACGCCTGTCTGGTCTTCGCGCTGGCCGAGCTCTCCGCCATCCTGCCCACCGCGGGCGGCGGCTACGGCTTCGCCCGCCGGGCGCTCGGCACCTGGGGCGGCTTCCTCACCGGCACCGCGATCCTCATCGAGTACATCCTCGCCCCGGCGGCGATCTCGATCTTCATCGGCGACTACGTGGAGTCGCTCGGGCTCTTCGGCCTGGAGTCGGGCTGGCCGGTCTACCTGGTCTGCTTCGCGCTCTTCATCGGCATCCACCTGTGGGGCGTGGGCGAGGCGCTGCGTTTCAGCCTGATCGTGACGGCGATCGCGGTCGCGGCCCTGATCGTCTTCGCGCTCGGTGCGTTCACCGACTTCCACGTGGACGGCCTGAACGACATCCCGGTCGACGGGGAGGCCTTCGGCTCGAACTCCTGGCTGCCGTTCGGCCTCCTCGGGATCTGGGCCGCGTTCCCCTTCGGCATGTGGTTCTTCCTCGGCGTCGAGGGCGTGCCGCTCGCCGCCGAGGAGGCGAAGGACCCGGTGCGGTCGATGCCGAGGGCGCTCTCGATCTCCATGGGGATCCTGGTGCTGCTCGCCGTCATGACCTTCTTCGCGACCACCGGGGCGCGCGGTGCGGCCGCCGTCCAGGAGGCCGGCAATCCGCTGGTCGTGGCGCTCCAGGGCGACGGGGAGCCGACCGCGCTCAGCCGCTTCGTGAACTACGCGGGCCTCGCGGGCCTGGTCGCCTCCTTCTTCTCCCTCATCTTCGCCGGCTCGCGCCAGCTGTTCGCCCTCTCCCGGGCCGGCTACCTGCCCCGCTTCCTCTCCCTCACGAGCCGCCGCAAGTCGCCCTACCTGGGACTCCTCATCCCGGGCGCCATCGGCTTCGCGCTCGCCGCCGGGACCGGGAACGGGGCGCGGATGCTGAACATCGCGGTCTTCGGCGCCACCATCTCGTACGCCCTGATGGCGCTCTCCCACATCGTCCTTCGCCGCCGCGAGCCGGGCCTGCACCGGCCGTACCGCACGCCCGGCGGGATCGCGACCTCCTCGGTGGCCTTCGTCCTGGCCCTCTCGGCCCTCGTCGCGACCTTCCTGGTGGACCGGACGGCGGCGTTCATGGCGCTCGGGGTGTACGTGATCGCCCTCGCCTACTTCGCGTTCTACAGTCGGCACCATCTGGTGGCCAAGGCGCCCGAGGAGGAGTTCGCGGCGCTCGCCGCGGCCGAGGCCGAACTCGCACGCGACTGA
- a CDS encoding gamma-glutamyl-gamma-aminobutyrate hydrolase family protein, with protein sequence MTKPLIGVTTYLDQARWGVWDMTAALLPARYPRLVRESGGLAVMLPPDGPEAAAAVVARLDGLVVAGGADVEPVRYGAEPDPRTGPPARARDSWELALVDAALASGTPLLGICRGMQLLNVALGGTLIQHLDGHVEAVGVIGRHAVKPVPGTRYASLVPELTEVPTYHHQAVDRLGTGLTASAHAEDGTVEAVETDGPGWVLGVQWHPEMGEDLRVMRGLVEAAAR encoded by the coding sequence GTGACCAAGCCGCTGATCGGCGTGACCACCTACCTGGACCAGGCCCGCTGGGGGGTGTGGGACATGACCGCCGCCCTGCTCCCCGCCCGGTACCCGCGGCTCGTCCGGGAGAGCGGAGGCCTCGCCGTCATGCTCCCGCCGGACGGGCCCGAGGCCGCGGCGGCGGTCGTGGCCCGGCTCGACGGTCTCGTCGTCGCCGGTGGGGCGGACGTCGAGCCCGTACGGTACGGGGCCGAGCCCGACCCCCGTACCGGCCCGCCGGCCCGCGCCCGGGACTCCTGGGAGCTGGCCCTGGTCGACGCGGCCCTGGCCTCCGGCACCCCGCTGCTCGGCATCTGCCGGGGCATGCAGCTCCTGAACGTGGCGCTCGGCGGCACGCTGATCCAGCACCTGGACGGGCACGTCGAGGCGGTCGGGGTGATCGGCCGGCACGCGGTGAAGCCGGTGCCGGGAACGCGGTACGCCTCGCTCGTGCCCGAGCTCACCGAGGTCCCGACCTACCACCACCAGGCCGTGGACCGCCTGGGCACGGGGCTCACGGCCTCGGCCCACGCGGAGGACGGCACGGTGGAGGCGGTGGAGACGGACGGCCCGGGATGGGTCCTCGGGGTGCAGTGGCACCCGGAGATGGGCGAGGACCTGCGCGTGATGCGGGGCCTGGTGGAGGCGGCGGCCCGATAG
- a CDS encoding purine-cytosine permease family protein, with the protein MASTIPDHGAARAEVTPPVSDRPGRIEAHGIDHIPDTERHGHPRELFSVWAAANVNYLSLVIGGALVLMGLSLWQAVGVIVVGNLFWVLTGLLAVSGPAAGAPSEVITRALYGVMGNRVNNAIGGWLVSVCYFALNLAAAATAAFALVEKAGITANVPVKVAVVVVIAALTLAISVYGHALIIKLYLPITLALAGAFTVVALAVFRHADFSYAPAEPASGAELWALLIAGTTMIASGPLSYTTSADFSRYLPRTASKRAIVGWTALGAFVPSVVVCSLGAFAATAVDMTDPQNALQGILPGWFVPIFLLALVLGTISINALTAYSAGLALQAVGMRIRRTVSVLFDGTVAVALTLYGLLVSNFLDTVSNALQVITVLIGPLMAVYAADIVLRRNRYDGRTLSDETPGSPFWFTGGVNWAGALSLLVGVAAAALCVNTVYTGPVATALGGVDLSLPVGMIVAAGLYAITGRRAVAATSS; encoded by the coding sequence ATGGCTTCCACGATTCCCGACCACGGCGCCGCCCGCGCCGAGGTCACGCCGCCGGTCTCCGACCGCCCGGGACGCATCGAGGCGCACGGCATCGACCACATTCCCGACACCGAGCGCCACGGGCATCCCCGTGAGCTGTTCTCCGTCTGGGCCGCCGCGAACGTCAACTACCTGAGCCTCGTCATCGGCGGCGCCCTCGTTCTGATGGGCCTGAGCCTCTGGCAGGCCGTCGGCGTGATCGTGGTGGGCAATCTCTTCTGGGTGCTGACCGGGCTCCTCGCCGTCTCGGGGCCGGCCGCGGGCGCGCCGAGCGAGGTGATCACCCGCGCGCTGTACGGCGTCATGGGCAACCGGGTGAACAACGCGATCGGCGGCTGGCTGGTCTCCGTCTGCTACTTCGCGCTCAACCTCGCCGCCGCCGCGACCGCCGCCTTCGCGCTCGTCGAGAAGGCCGGCATCACCGCGAACGTCCCCGTCAAGGTGGCGGTCGTCGTCGTCATCGCCGCGCTCACCCTCGCGATCAGCGTCTACGGCCACGCCCTGATCATCAAGCTGTACCTGCCGATCACCCTGGCCCTGGCGGGTGCCTTCACCGTCGTCGCCCTCGCGGTCTTCCGCCACGCCGACTTCTCGTACGCGCCCGCCGAGCCGGCCAGTGGCGCCGAGCTCTGGGCCCTGCTGATCGCGGGCACCACGATGATCGCTTCGGGCCCGCTCTCGTACACCACGAGCGCCGACTTCTCCCGCTACCTGCCCCGTACGGCCTCGAAGAGGGCGATCGTCGGCTGGACCGCGCTCGGCGCCTTCGTGCCCAGCGTCGTCGTCTGTTCGCTCGGCGCCTTCGCGGCCACGGCCGTCGACATGACCGACCCCCAGAACGCGCTCCAGGGGATCCTGCCGGGTTGGTTCGTGCCGATCTTCCTGCTCGCCCTGGTCCTCGGCACGATCTCCATCAACGCCCTGACCGCGTACAGCGCCGGACTCGCCCTCCAGGCCGTCGGCATGCGCATCCGGCGCACCGTCAGCGTCCTCTTCGACGGCACCGTCGCGGTCGCGCTCACCCTCTACGGCCTGCTCGTGTCCAACTTCCTGGACACCGTCAGCAACGCCCTCCAGGTGATCACCGTCCTGATCGGCCCCCTCATGGCCGTGTACGCCGCCGACATCGTCCTGCGCCGGAACCGGTACGACGGCCGCACGCTCTCGGACGAGACCCCCGGCAGCCCTTTCTGGTTCACCGGCGGCGTCAACTGGGCGGGCGCCCTCTCCCTGCTCGTGGGCGTGGCCGCGGCCGCCCTCTGCGTCAACACCGTCTACACCGGCCCGGTCGCCACGGCGCTCGGCGGCGTCGACCTCTCCCTGCCGGTCGGCATGATCGTCGCCGCGGGCCTGTACGCGATCACCGGCCGCCGCGCGGTGGCGGCGACGAGCAGCTGA